One window of Halodesulfovibrio sp. MK-HDV genomic DNA carries:
- a CDS encoding helix-turn-helix transcriptional regulator, with protein MVKISMNNWKQAFTDGESWIPEEEEQCLWNEYQIRSGIKLLVQNCPAIVSDKEFQFEQHDAPVEFLYCLSGKTTLSLCDARGEQRELQTQTGHCTCSYLPHCCGISKTQSGTPLRAVGLQVSLETLSSIVSKEKCSFLSLIEGAASEKDVCPFFTEAAIPMSLQISAKQILECPLEGNFKKMFLEYKALELLYTQFSLLDSIAAFSKSITDFEEKATRKAHAILMEDISAPPSLPGLAKNVGLSHTRLNKLFRLIYGNTVFGILRKERLECARRLLEDGRRNVSEIAYECGFSSPSHLSRAFVEQFGSQPKKYQTEHMMRQASLDQHLNFNVN; from the coding sequence GTGGTTAAGATCAGTATGAACAATTGGAAGCAAGCATTCACAGACGGTGAGTCGTGGATACCTGAGGAAGAAGAGCAATGCTTGTGGAATGAATACCAGATCCGATCAGGAATAAAACTCTTGGTGCAGAACTGCCCTGCGATTGTGTCTGACAAAGAATTTCAGTTCGAGCAGCATGATGCTCCGGTTGAATTTTTATATTGTCTTTCAGGAAAGACTACTCTTTCATTATGTGATGCGCGTGGTGAACAAAGGGAATTACAGACGCAGACGGGGCATTGTACGTGCTCATATCTACCCCATTGTTGCGGCATCTCTAAAACACAATCAGGTACACCTTTGCGGGCTGTGGGATTACAAGTTTCATTGGAAACGCTCTCTTCTATTGTTTCTAAAGAAAAATGCTCATTTCTTTCGCTCATAGAAGGCGCTGCTTCGGAAAAAGATGTTTGCCCCTTCTTTACAGAAGCAGCAATTCCTATGTCATTACAGATAAGTGCAAAGCAAATTTTAGAATGCCCGCTTGAAGGGAACTTTAAAAAAATGTTTTTAGAGTACAAGGCGCTGGAGCTGCTCTACACCCAGTTTAGCCTGCTCGATTCTATCGCGGCCTTTAGCAAAAGCATTACGGATTTTGAAGAAAAGGCTACACGCAAAGCACACGCCATATTAATGGAAGATATTTCTGCGCCACCATCCTTGCCGGGGTTGGCAAAGAATGTTGGCTTGTCACATACCCGTTTGAACAAGTTGTTTAGACTTATTTACGGCAATACAGTTTTTGGAATTCTACGAAAAGAGCGCCTTGAGTGTGCAAGGCGCTTGTTAGAAGATGGGCGGAGAAATGTTTCCGAAATAGCATATGAATGCGGATTTTCAAGTCCGAGTCACCTTTCCCGTGCATTTGTGGAGCAGTTTGGCTCTCAGCCTAAAAAATATCAGACAGAGCACATGATGCGTCAGGCTTCTCTTGATCAACATTTAAATTTTAACGTTAATTAA
- a CDS encoding outer membrane lipoprotein-sorting protein — protein sequence MQSLCKLGLSCLIIVAVLVPQSGFCLTGREIAERMDAVDTSECGEMQSVMVIKRGKQQLLRSMEVKKKKFNGIEKQVIRFSEPQDVRNTSYLTWSYKDIDKEDDMWVYMPSESLVRRVTGGGKKGPFMRSDYANEDISKREVDDDTHVLLREEKLFGVDCYVVEMTPVHPQKSNFSKRLTWIRKDIWLPAKIEYVNHAGKKYKQLVYGGFKKIQGIWSTTRQKMTTPSRGTVTIMEYRKITYNTGLSDSLFMQTDLKQ from the coding sequence ATGCAGTCACTTTGTAAACTGGGACTAAGTTGTCTGATTATCGTCGCAGTACTCGTACCGCAGTCTGGATTTTGTCTTACTGGCCGAGAAATAGCGGAGCGCATGGACGCAGTAGACACGAGTGAATGCGGTGAAATGCAATCCGTCATGGTTATCAAGCGCGGAAAGCAACAGCTTTTGCGCTCTATGGAAGTAAAAAAGAAAAAATTCAATGGAATTGAAAAGCAGGTGATCCGCTTCTCAGAACCACAAGACGTCCGCAACACCTCCTACCTGACATGGTCATACAAAGACATCGATAAAGAAGACGACATGTGGGTGTACATGCCTTCAGAATCTCTTGTTCGCAGGGTTACCGGAGGCGGTAAAAAGGGGCCATTCATGCGCAGCGATTATGCAAATGAAGATATTTCTAAGCGCGAAGTAGATGACGATACCCATGTTCTACTTCGAGAAGAAAAACTCTTCGGCGTTGATTGTTATGTTGTAGAAATGACACCTGTACATCCGCAAAAATCAAATTTTAGCAAACGTCTTACGTGGATTCGCAAAGACATTTGGCTTCCTGCAAAAATTGAGTACGTCAATCACGCAGGTAAAAAATACAAACAGCTGGTGTATGGCGGGTTTAAAAAGATTCAGGGCATCTGGAGTACTACTCGCCAAAAAATGACAACACCATCACGCGGTACAGTTACCATTATGGAGTATCGTAAAATTACTTATAACACCGGCCTGAGCGATTCACTGTTTATGCAGACTGACTTGAAGCAATAG